A single genomic interval of Ruminococcus sp. NK3A76 harbors:
- a CDS encoding WYL domain-containing protein, producing the protein MASQAKQKQKLLYLKKLFERRSDEEHPITGIQLIDILSHQNIKCERKTVYDDIDTLKESGMDIVTTKVGHSNAYFLGERLFQDEELLVLVDSVASSRFLTKKKSRELIDKLKSLTSEYKADNLNREFFIRNRSKTVNKQIYYNINAINEGILKEKNIEFKYFEYTADKKQQLRHGGEVYKVSPYYFVYNDNNYYLICYNYKRSELSYFRIDRMTAVNVTEEDRYKLSDEEKALAGEQRYAVFEMFPGKPETVEIKFENSLMNAVIDRFSERVVTRRADDDHFIITVDVQLSPTFYGWIFKFAEKAEILSPQSAVDEAKRMVESISKIYSK; encoded by the coding sequence ATGGCAAGCCAGGCAAAGCAGAAGCAGAAGCTGCTGTATCTGAAAAAGCTCTTTGAGAGAAGGTCTGATGAGGAGCATCCGATAACGGGCATACAGCTTATTGACATTCTTTCGCATCAGAACATCAAGTGCGAGAGAAAGACTGTCTATGATGACATCGACACCCTTAAGGAGTCGGGCATGGACATCGTGACCACAAAGGTGGGTCATTCAAACGCTTATTTCCTTGGAGAGAGGCTGTTTCAGGACGAGGAGCTGCTGGTGCTCGTAGACTCGGTGGCATCTTCAAGGTTCCTCACAAAGAAGAAATCAAGAGAGCTTATCGACAAGCTGAAGAGCTTAACAAGCGAATACAAGGCTGACAATCTCAACCGTGAGTTCTTTATCCGCAACCGCTCGAAGACTGTCAACAAGCAGATATACTACAATATAAATGCGATAAACGAGGGCATACTCAAAGAGAAGAACATCGAGTTCAAATACTTTGAATACACTGCCGACAAGAAGCAGCAGCTTCGTCACGGCGGCGAGGTATACAAGGTATCGCCCTACTATTTCGTATACAACGACAACAACTACTACCTCATCTGCTACAACTACAAGAGGAGCGAGCTTTCCTATTTCAGGATAGACAGAATGACTGCTGTCAACGTGACTGAGGAGGACAGGTACAAGCTCTCTGACGAGGAGAAGGCACTTGCAGGCGAGCAGAGGTATGCCGTTTTCGAGATGTTCCCCGGCAAGCCGGAGACTGTCGAGATAAAGTTTGAGAATTCTCTTATGAATGCAGTGATAGACCGTTTTTCCGAGAGAGTTGTCACAAGGCGTGCTGATGACGACCACTTCATCATCACCGTTGACGTACAGCTTTCGCCCACATTCTACGGTTGGATATTCAAGTTTGCAGAAAAAGCCGAGATACTTTCTCCGCAGTCTGCCGTTGACGAAGCCAAGCGCATGGTCGAGAGCATAAGCAAGATATACAGCAAATAA
- a CDS encoding helix-turn-helix domain-containing protein, whose translation MSTHGENSREFKFKIMELHFKDNISVKVLSEKFAIPEQTIYTWRREYRKYGEDAFVGCGKQRPQDAELRRLKKENEKLRMQVEILKKVAAYQAEQESKKR comes from the coding sequence ATGAGCACACATGGAGAAAACAGTCGGGAATTCAAATTTAAGATCATGGAACTGCACTTCAAAGATAACATATCTGTGAAAGTGTTATCCGAAAAATTCGCAATACCGGAGCAAACGATCTACACATGGCGCAGAGAGTACAGAAAGTACGGCGAGGATGCATTTGTAGGCTGTGGGAAACAGCGTCCGCAGGATGCAGAACTTAGGCGATTGAAGAAAGAAAACGAAAAGCTCAGGATGCAGGTAGAGATCTTAAAAAAAGTTGCGGCATATCAGGCAGAGCAAGAGTCAAAGAAAAGATAG
- a CDS encoding IS3 family transposase, protein MRARGLDKYPINLVCQTLGISTRSYYDRKENPRSNKEKEDLELVEKMQTIFAESYEEYGRVRMKKALEEAGYPMSEGKVGRLMRQGNMYPKKCKKYRATTNSRHKYQVAENLLDRNFNADKPNRKWCGDSTYIWTDEGWLYAAGIIDLCARDCVGLSFSSKHTQELMIDSLDQAFKKYKPGEGLLFHSDRGVQYASNAYKNKLHKYKMIQSMSRSGVPYDNAPM, encoded by the coding sequence TTGCGGGCGAGAGGATTGGATAAATATCCGATCAATCTGGTATGTCAGACTCTCGGGATAAGTACAAGATCATATTATGACCGAAAGGAAAACCCTCGCAGCAACAAAGAAAAAGAAGATCTGGAGCTTGTAGAGAAAATGCAGACGATCTTCGCTGAAAGCTATGAGGAGTATGGCAGAGTGCGTATGAAAAAAGCACTTGAAGAAGCCGGATACCCGATGAGTGAGGGGAAAGTCGGAAGGCTGATGCGTCAAGGAAATATGTACCCGAAAAAATGCAAAAAATATAGGGCAACGACCAACAGCAGGCACAAGTATCAAGTTGCAGAAAATCTTCTTGACCGCAATTTTAATGCTGATAAGCCAAACCGAAAGTGGTGCGGAGACAGCACTTACATATGGACAGACGAAGGCTGGCTGTACGCAGCAGGGATAATAGACCTATGTGCACGTGATTGTGTCGGATTAAGCTTTAGCAGCAAACACACGCAGGAGCTGATGATCGATTCGCTTGATCAGGCATTCAAAAAATACAAGCCGGGCGAAGGACTGCTGTTCCATTCTGACCGAGGCGTGCAATATGCTTCCAATGCATACAAAAACAAGCTTCATAAGTACAAGATGATCCAGAGCATGTCTCGAAGCGGTGTGCCATATGACAATGCACCTATGTAA
- a CDS encoding IS256 family transposase has translation MARRKREPMSEGKKNIIGMLLEEYDIKSAKDIEDALKDLLGGTIQEMLESEMDEHLGYQEYERSDNPDSRNGKKTKKIRGSFGETEIEVPQDRDGSFEPKVVKKRQKDISGIEQKIIALYAKGMTTRQISETIEDIYGFEVSDGMVSDITDRLLPQIEDWQKRPLDEVYPIVFIDAVHFSVRDNGQIRKLAAYVILAVSMTGHKEVLSIHIGENESAKYWLGVLNELKNRGVKDILVICADGLTGMKEAVSAAFPQTELQRCIVHQVRNTLKYVGEKNKKEFANDLKTIYHAPSEDAALEALDCVTEKWEDDYPNAMKSWYKNWDVISPIFKFSADVRKVIYTTNAIESLNSGYRRLNKQRSVFPSDTALLKALYLATHEIAKKWTMPLRNWGKVLGELEIMYPDRIG, from the coding sequence ATGGCAAGAAGAAAAAGAGAACCGATGAGCGAGGGCAAGAAGAACATAATAGGAATGCTGCTTGAGGAATACGACATCAAGTCGGCTAAGGATATTGAGGATGCCCTGAAAGACCTTCTCGGAGGAACGATCCAGGAAATGCTTGAATCCGAAATGGACGAGCATCTTGGATATCAGGAATATGAACGTTCCGACAATCCTGACTCTCGCAACGGAAAGAAAACCAAGAAGATACGCGGGAGCTTCGGCGAAACGGAAATAGAAGTGCCGCAGGATCGTGACGGCAGTTTTGAGCCAAAGGTCGTAAAGAAGCGACAGAAGGACATCTCAGGTATTGAGCAGAAGATAATTGCTCTGTATGCCAAAGGAATGACCACACGCCAAATAAGCGAAACTATCGAAGATATCTACGGATTTGAAGTCAGCGACGGTATGGTATCAGATATCACAGACCGCCTTCTGCCGCAGATAGAGGACTGGCAGAAACGTCCATTGGACGAAGTATATCCGATAGTATTCATCGATGCTGTACACTTCTCAGTGCGTGATAACGGACAGATCAGGAAGCTTGCCGCATATGTGATCCTTGCTGTCAGCATGACAGGTCACAAGGAAGTTCTTTCAATACATATCGGTGAAAACGAGAGCGCCAAGTACTGGCTCGGCGTTCTGAACGAGCTGAAAAATCGCGGAGTTAAGGATATTCTCGTCATCTGCGCAGACGGTCTTACAGGCATGAAAGAAGCTGTATCAGCAGCTTTTCCGCAAACTGAGCTACAGCGCTGCATCGTTCATCAGGTAAGAAATACGCTGAAATACGTTGGAGAGAAGAACAAGAAGGAGTTCGCAAACGACCTGAAAACGATCTATCATGCGCCTTCCGAGGATGCTGCTCTGGAAGCTCTCGACTGTGTTACTGAAAAATGGGAAGACGATTATCCTAACGCTATGAAGAGCTGGTACAAGAACTGGGACGTAATATCACCGATCTTCAAGTTCTCAGCTGATGTCAGAAAGGTGATTTATACCACCAACGCAATAGAGAGTCTTAACAGCGGCTATCGCCGTCTGAACAAGCAGAGAAGCGTATTTCCAAGCGATACAGCGCTCCTGAAGGCTTTGTATCTTGCAACGCATGAGATAGCTAAGAAATGGACCATGCCGCTGCGAAACTGGGGCAAAGTTCTGGGCGAGCTTGAGATCATGTACCCCGACAGGATCGGCTGA
- a CDS encoding IS3 family transposase, translating into MRARGLDKYPINLVCQTLGISTRSYYDRKENPRSNKEKEDLELVEKMQTIFAESYEEYGRVRMKKALEEAGCPMSEGKVGRLMRQGNMYPKKCKKYRATTNSRHKYQVAENLLDRNFNADKPNRKWCGDSTYIWTDEGWLYAAGIIDLCARDCVGLSFSSKHTQELMIDSLDQAFKKYKPGEGLLFHSDRGVQYASNAYKNKLHKYKMIQSMSRSGVPYDNAPMESFWATVKNACVHGCRFKTRKEAELKIFEYVFGFYNTHRYHSSNGLKTPYELRNEKLSIG; encoded by the coding sequence TTGCGGGCGAGAGGATTGGATAAATATCCGATCAATCTGGTATGTCAGACTCTCGGGATAAGTACAAGATCATATTATGACCGAAAGGAAAACCCTCGCAGCAACAAAGAAAAAGAAGATCTGGAGCTTGTAGAGAAAATGCAGACGATCTTCGCTGAAAGCTATGAGGAGTATGGCAGAGTGCGTATGAAAAAAGCACTTGAAGAAGCCGGATGCCCGATGAGTGAGGGGAAAGTCGGAAGGCTGATGCGTCAAGGAAATATGTACCCGAAAAAATGCAAAAAATATAGGGCAACGACCAACAGCAGGCACAAGTATCAAGTTGCAGAAAATCTTCTTGACCGCAATTTTAATGCTGATAAGCCAAACCGAAAGTGGTGCGGAGACAGCACTTACATATGGACAGACGAAGGCTGGCTGTACGCAGCAGGGATAATAGACCTATGTGCACGTGATTGTGTCGGATTAAGCTTTAGCAGCAAACACACGCAGGAACTGATGATCGATTCGCTTGATCAGGCATTCAAAAAATACAAGCCGGGCGAAGGACTGCTGTTCCATTCTGACCGAGGCGTGCAATATGCTTCCAATGCATACAAAAACAAGCTTCATAAGTACAAGATGATCCAAAGTATGTCTCGAAGCGGTGTGCCATATGACAATGCACCTATGGAAAGCTTCTGGGCAACGGTCAAAAATGCCTGTGTACATGGCTGTAGGTTCAAAACGAGGAAGGAAGCCGAGCTAAAAATATTTGAATACGTCTTTGGCTTTTACAACACACATCGTTATCACAGCTCAAACGGCTTAAAAACGCCATATGAGCTCAGAAATGAAAAGCTTTCTATTGGCTGA
- a CDS encoding helix-turn-helix domain-containing protein, whose translation MSTHGENSREFKFKIMELHFKDNISVKVLSEKFAIPEQTIYTWRREYRKYGEDAFVGCGKQRPQDAELRRLKKENEKLRMQVEILKKVAAYQAEQESKKR comes from the coding sequence ATGAGCACACATGGAGAAAACAGTCGGGAATTCAAATTTAAGATCATGGAACTGCACTTCAAAGATAACATATCTGTGAAAGTGTTATCCGAAAAATTCGCAATACCAGAGCAAACGATCTACACATGGCGCAGAGAGTACAGAAAGTACGGCGAGGATGCATTTGTAGGCTGTGGGAAACAGCGTCCGCAGGATGCAGAACTTAGGCGATTGAAGAAAGAAAACGAAAAGCTCAGGATGCAGGTAGAGATCTTAAAAAAAGTTGCGGCATATCAGGCAGAGCAAGAGTCAAAGAAAAGATAG
- a CDS encoding GGDEF domain-containing phosphodiesterase, producing MDIKFVSLFEKFLEKITTIHELDLDYVESIISDICEYLGISKITVGFYKNPRDEAGGIGRLCVCYDTGEESVPCRTDRIVTETMSVTKIIEYRPAGAREWSDEMNHRVDIFTKVMMLAASRSSLLQVARRRTFYDDDGYLNLNSFMRYIENNGPQGKLCGHAAALLNLKHFSLVNQQIGRDRGTTVMRGFIEGLTELVNDDGIVCRMGGDNFVAVLPLDNLDKCIDHLSGKAVPYNSNGDRIMVNATAGVLVMKDDFVYDAPSSILDRIIPTAQAARTSGMEDILFFSAQMEQRKEKIMRLQRLFPQALEKCEFLTYYQPKVEVRTGKLIGAEALCRWMHKGELIRPDVFIPTFEQSLDICKLDFYMLEHVCMDIRQWLDEGKEVVRISVNLSRKHMVDIDLTDHLVGIIDKYDVPHKYIEIELTETTTDVQFRDLKRVVNDLQKAGISTAVDDFGMGYSSLNLISEIPWNVIKIDKSLIPVSGDDKKSQRSVMFSHIVNMAKDMGYECISEGIETQEQLDAMIEHGCELVQGYFFDRPLPREEFIERLIKGGYDKNER from the coding sequence ATGGATATAAAGTTTGTTTCGCTTTTTGAGAAGTTTCTTGAAAAGATAACAACGATTCATGAACTCGATCTTGATTATGTCGAGAGCATTATCTCTGATATCTGCGAGTATCTCGGCATAAGCAAGATAACGGTAGGGTTTTATAAAAATCCCCGTGACGAAGCCGGCGGCATCGGCAGGCTGTGTGTCTGCTATGACACGGGCGAGGAGTCTGTTCCGTGCAGGACTGACAGGATAGTTACCGAGACCATGAGCGTTACAAAGATAATCGAATACCGCCCGGCAGGTGCGCGCGAGTGGAGCGATGAGATGAACCACCGTGTCGATATTTTCACCAAGGTGATGATGCTTGCTGCAAGCCGAAGCTCGCTTTTGCAGGTGGCAAGAAGACGCACCTTCTATGACGACGACGGCTACCTGAACCTCAACTCGTTTATGAGATATATCGAGAACAACGGCCCTCAGGGCAAGCTGTGCGGCCATGCGGCAGCGCTTTTAAACCTTAAGCACTTCTCGCTTGTAAACCAGCAGATAGGCCGTGACAGGGGCACTACAGTCATGCGTGGGTTTATCGAGGGGCTGACAGAGCTTGTAAACGACGACGGCATCGTGTGCAGAATGGGCGGCGACAACTTTGTGGCTGTCTTGCCGCTCGATAACTTAGATAAGTGCATAGACCACCTCTCAGGCAAGGCTGTTCCCTATAACTCCAACGGTGACAGGATAATGGTAAACGCCACGGCCGGCGTGCTCGTCATGAAAGATGACTTTGTCTACGACGCGCCGTCTTCTATACTTGACCGCATAATCCCCACAGCGCAGGCTGCAAGGACGAGCGGCATGGAGGATATACTCTTTTTCAGCGCTCAGATGGAGCAGCGCAAGGAAAAAATAATGCGCCTGCAAAGGCTTTTCCCACAGGCGCTTGAAAAATGCGAGTTCCTGACCTACTATCAGCCGAAGGTCGAGGTAAGGACAGGCAAGCTCATCGGTGCAGAGGCGCTCTGCCGCTGGATGCACAAGGGCGAGCTGATAAGGCCGGACGTTTTCATACCGACCTTTGAGCAGAGCCTTGACATATGCAAGCTCGACTTCTATATGCTCGAACACGTCTGCATGGACATCAGGCAGTGGCTCGACGAGGGCAAGGAGGTCGTCAGGATATCTGTAAACCTCTCACGCAAGCACATGGTGGACATTGACCTTACAGACCACCTTGTAGGGATAATCGACAAATACGATGTTCCGCACAAGTACATCGAGATAGAGCTTACCGAGACTACGACTGACGTGCAGTTTCGAGATTTAAAGCGTGTCGTTAACGACCTGCAGAAGGCCGGCATATCGACAGCTGTAGATGATTTCGGTATGGGCTACTCGTCACTTAACCTCATAAGCGAGATACCCTGGAACGTCATCAAGATAGACAAGAGCCTTATCCCCGTGTCAGGCGATGACAAAAAGAGCCAGAGGAGCGTGATGTTCTCGCACATCGTCAACATGGCAAAAGACATGGGCTACGAGTGCATATCCGAGGGCATAGAAACACAGGAGCAGCTTGATGCGATGATAGAACACGGCTGCGAGCTTGTTCAGGGCTATTTCTTTGACAGACCCTTGCCGAGGGAAGAATTCATCGAGCGTCTTATCAAAGGCGGCTACGACAAAAACGAAAGATAA
- a CDS encoding glutamate-cysteine ligase family protein: MKELRLDEAIYNKYIAPTDKRRSSAVGIEIELPVVNLSGEAVDESVVIETADKFREHFGFDTQGRDDNGNVNSMSDKVTGDNLSFDCSYSNLELSLGKGDDLCKVHESFVRYYSYLQSLFLPKGYSLTGMGINPNYNINHNKPVPNERYRMLYHYLHSYPRYQGSIDMRFHDRPDFGTFTSASQVQLDVSHQDLIETLNVFTLLEPYKSVLFANSYLPEFPQYLCSRNMLWEHSMQGFNPNNVGMFTKKLASVDELIEYIKSQSVYCTMRDGKYIDFRPTAVRDYFSLDKVSGEYFDGSGYRNTEFVPDAGDLEYLRTFKFEDLTFRGTIEYRSSCTQPIKDVMTVAAFHTGLSEKLGELGEIVRYDKNLYGNGFTPTELQDMLSKRELPDFINRKALSDQLIRILDTAADGLKLRNKGEERFLQPLYERAQRLESPAAAMLRKSESGVGMNELIAEYAAI; encoded by the coding sequence ATGAAAGAGTTAAGACTTGATGAGGCTATATATAATAAGTATATAGCCCCGACCGATAAGCGGCGAAGTTCTGCTGTGGGTATCGAGATAGAGCTGCCGGTGGTAAACCTTTCCGGTGAGGCTGTCGATGAGAGCGTGGTAATAGAGACTGCCGATAAGTTCCGTGAGCATTTTGGCTTTGATACTCAGGGGCGTGATGATAACGGCAATGTAAACTCCATGTCCGATAAAGTGACAGGGGATAACCTCTCGTTTGACTGCTCCTATTCAAACCTTGAACTCTCGCTCGGCAAGGGCGATGACCTGTGCAAGGTGCATGAGAGCTTTGTCAGGTATTACAGCTACCTCCAGTCGCTGTTCCTGCCCAAGGGCTATTCGCTCACGGGTATGGGCATAAACCCCAACTACAATATAAACCACAACAAGCCCGTGCCTAACGAGCGCTACAGGATGCTTTATCACTACCTGCATTCCTACCCGAGATATCAGGGCAGCATAGATATGAGATTTCATGACAGGCCTGATTTCGGAACCTTCACGAGCGCTTCCCAGGTGCAGCTCGATGTGTCGCATCAAGACCTTATCGAGACACTGAATGTTTTCACGCTGCTTGAGCCCTACAAGTCGGTGCTCTTTGCAAATTCTTATCTGCCTGAGTTCCCGCAGTACCTCTGTTCGAGGAATATGCTCTGGGAGCACAGTATGCAGGGCTTTAACCCGAACAATGTGGGTATGTTTACAAAAAAGCTCGCCAGTGTTGACGAGCTGATAGAATATATAAAATCACAGTCGGTCTACTGCACGATGCGTGACGGCAAGTACATAGATTTCAGACCGACGGCTGTCAGGGATTACTTCTCGCTTGACAAGGTGAGCGGCGAGTATTTTGACGGCAGCGGCTACAGGAACACAGAGTTTGTACCCGATGCCGGCGACCTTGAATATTTAAGGACATTTAAATTTGAAGACCTGACATTCAGAGGGACTATCGAATACCGCAGCTCATGCACACAGCCGATAAAGGACGTGATGACGGTCGCTGCGTTCCACACGGGGCTTTCAGAGAAGCTCGGCGAGCTCGGTGAGATAGTCAGATACGATAAAAACCTCTACGGCAACGGCTTCACGCCGACAGAGCTTCAGGATATGCTCTCAAAGCGTGAGCTGCCCGACTTTATAAACCGCAAGGCGCTCTCAGACCAGCTGATAAGGATACTTGATACCGCAGCTGACGGCCTTAAGCTGAGAAACAAGGGCGAGGAGAGGTTTTTACAGCCGCTCTACGAGAGAGCGCAAAGGCTTGAAAGCCCTGCGGCAGCGATGCTCAGAAAGAGCGAGAGCGGTGTCGGAATGAACGAGCTTATAGCCGAGTATGCAGCTATCTGA
- a CDS encoding serine hydrolase: MYDAISDMLKAAGLDIYALEVVRNGKIVLHESSGDDVRRPVYSAAKSITSAAFSLACDDGLIEADTPLAAFLENRYAHLCRPEFAVMPLKRFLTMTAGNFPFRPSGYNWLEYILSLDTDCSDASFHYSNIPAYLVGVAVENAVGGDLPRFLQKRLFSPLGIRPPEFAFSPEGHYYGATGLSLTVHELAAFGTLYLGGGSIGKQHIISKASVIEATYPHVRTTSGDSYGYFFRVAEDHFSAVGKWGQRCMVYPGKHLVIAYLSHQPERSDELYKLFCSYADSIR; the protein is encoded by the coding sequence ATGTATGATGCGATATCTGATATGCTAAAAGCCGCAGGGCTTGATATATATGCTCTTGAAGTCGTCCGCAACGGCAAAATAGTGCTTCACGAGAGCTCAGGCGATGATGTACGCCGCCCTGTCTATTCCGCTGCCAAGAGTATCACCTCGGCTGCGTTCTCGCTCGCCTGTGACGACGGGCTGATAGAAGCCGATACGCCGCTCGCAGCATTCCTGGAAAACCGCTATGCCCACCTTTGCAGGCCGGAGTTTGCCGTCATGCCGCTAAAAAGGTTTCTTACAATGACTGCCGGGAATTTCCCCTTCCGCCCGTCAGGTTACAACTGGCTTGAATATATCCTCTCGCTTGATACCGACTGCTCTGATGCTTCGTTTCATTACTCGAATATCCCGGCATACCTTGTCGGTGTCGCTGTTGAGAATGCCGTCGGCGGTGACCTGCCACGGTTTCTGCAAAAGCGGCTTTTCTCTCCGCTCGGCATCAGGCCGCCTGAGTTTGCTTTCTCGCCCGAGGGGCACTACTACGGTGCTACAGGGCTCTCGCTCACTGTACACGAGCTTGCAGCGTTCGGCACACTCTACCTCGGCGGAGGCAGTATAGGCAAACAGCACATAATCAGCAAGGCTTCCGTGATAGAAGCGACCTACCCTCATGTCAGAACGACAAGCGGCGACAGCTACGGCTATTTCTTCCGTGTGGCGGAGGATCATTTCTCAGCCGTCGGCAAGTGGGGGCAGCGCTGTATGGTCTACCCCGGCAAGCACCTTGTCATAGCATATCTTTCTCACCAGCCCGAGCGCTCAGATGAGCTCTACAAGCTCTTTTGCAGCTACGCCGACAGCATCAGATAG
- a CDS encoding glutathione synthase — MKSELFYKGNYGIERETLRVDRYGALAQTPHPFGDDESITRDFCENQIELITPVCSSVSEAVSELGRLDRTVRKELAKTGEQIWLYSNPPHFEDESDIPVANFTGRHSGKRKYREQLQRRYGKRLMLFSGVHFNFSFDEEYLREISEGDFDSFRDSFYLNLYKQASKHSWLLLLLTAASPVCDKSLFKDHAKGAELSRYSSIRSSEKGYWNSFTPVLRFDSVDDYVSSVSEYVESGRLFSASEVYLPVRLKPRGVNCLENFKNGISHIELRMFDLDPTTKLGVNEKHLEFAHLLLMYLSAQPEFEYTPDMQREAVKNHRKAALYDLTGIRIDGVPIIRKAKALLDEIKAFFEGDENAAAIIEYEKNKLKNRTAKKIKKEIIYGQRVRQCVSCLAFQERGKQISQGILKNSFHTVKSTHTATG, encoded by the coding sequence TTGAAAAGTGAATTGTTTTATAAAGGTAATTACGGCATAGAGCGTGAGACGCTCCGTGTTGACAGATACGGCGCACTTGCGCAGACACCTCACCCCTTCGGTGACGATGAGAGCATAACGAGAGACTTCTGCGAGAACCAGATAGAGCTTATCACCCCGGTATGCAGCAGTGTCAGTGAGGCAGTAAGCGAGCTTGGAAGATTAGACAGGACAGTGAGAAAAGAGCTCGCAAAAACAGGTGAGCAGATATGGCTCTACTCAAACCCACCGCACTTTGAGGACGAGAGCGACATACCTGTTGCAAACTTCACAGGCAGGCACTCGGGCAAGAGAAAATACCGTGAGCAGCTGCAGCGCAGATACGGAAAGCGGCTCATGCTTTTCTCGGGCGTACACTTTAACTTCTCATTTGACGAGGAGTATTTAAGGGAGATAAGCGAAGGCGACTTTGACAGCTTTCGTGACAGCTTTTATCTTAACCTCTACAAGCAGGCATCAAAGCACAGCTGGCTGCTTCTGCTGCTGACTGCGGCAAGCCCTGTATGCGACAAGTCGCTCTTTAAAGACCACGCCAAGGGTGCGGAGCTTTCAAGGTATTCCTCTATCCGCAGCAGCGAGAAGGGCTATTGGAACAGCTTCACACCTGTGCTGAGGTTTGACAGTGTCGATGACTATGTAAGCTCTGTAAGCGAGTATGTCGAGAGCGGCAGACTCTTTTCGGCAAGCGAGGTGTATCTGCCGGTAAGGCTCAAGCCCCGTGGGGTAAACTGTCTTGAAAACTTCAAAAACGGCATAAGCCACATAGAGCTTAGGATGTTTGACCTTGACCCGACAACAAAGCTCGGCGTTAACGAGAAGCACCTTGAATTTGCTCATCTGCTGCTTATGTATCTCTCGGCGCAGCCTGAGTTTGAATACACGCCTGATATGCAGCGTGAGGCTGTGAAAAACCACCGCAAGGCTGCCCTTTACGACCTGACGGGCATAAGGATAGACGGTGTGCCGATAATAAGAAAAGCCAAAGCGCTGCTTGATGAGATAAAGGCCTTTTTTGAGGGCGATGAGAATGCAGCGGCTATTATAGAATATGAGAAAAATAAACTAAAAAACAGAACTGCAAAAAAGATAAAGAAAGAGATAATATACGGACAGAGGGTGAGACAATGTGTGAGCTGTTTGGCTTTTCAGGAGAGAGGAAAACAGATATCACAGGGTATCTTAAAGAATTCTTTTCACACAGTGAAAAGCACCCACACGGCTACGGGATAA
- a CDS encoding class II glutamine amidotransferase, with amino-acid sequence MCELFGFSGERKTDITGYLKEFFSHSEKHPHGYGIMYGDDRQTFKEPLKAADSDTLPAIIDSLGGQKNALAHIRFATVGSIDINNCHPFTGYDISGREWTMIHNGTIYTGGETYKYFKVQRGSTDSERLFLAFIDMMNARLSQGALSERERFTLVNDFIVENSPRNKLNLIFYDGEIMYVHKNFKNTLFSKHTDGGMMFSTVPLDNDGWVPLPMAQVVAYKNGKALYRGQRHKGEFIPNLEYITALDAMHI; translated from the coding sequence ATGTGTGAGCTGTTTGGCTTTTCAGGAGAGAGGAAAACAGATATCACAGGGTATCTTAAAGAATTCTTTTCACACAGTGAAAAGCACCCACACGGCTACGGGATAATGTACGGCGACGACAGGCAGACCTTCAAAGAGCCCTTAAAAGCGGCGGACAGCGACACTCTGCCGGCGATAATAGACAGCCTCGGCGGTCAGAAAAATGCGCTTGCGCACATACGCTTTGCGACAGTCGGCTCTATTGACATCAACAACTGCCACCCGTTTACAGGATACGACATATCAGGCCGTGAGTGGACGATGATACACAACGGCACGATATACACAGGCGGCGAAACATACAAATATTTTAAAGTGCAGCGTGGCAGCACGGATTCGGAAAGGCTTTTCCTTGCTTTTATCGACATGATGAACGCAAGGCTCAGCCAGGGGGCGCTGTCAGAGCGTGAGAGGTTTACGCTTGTGAATGATTTTATAGTCGAGAACTCGCCGAGAAACAAGCTGAATCTGATATTCTACGACGGCGAGATAATGTATGTACACAAGAATTTCAAGAACACGCTGTTTTCAAAGCACACCGACGGGGGAATGATGTTCTCGACGGTGCCGCTCGACAACGACGGCTGGGTGCCGCTGCCTATGGCGCAGGTGGTGGCCTACAAAAACGGAAAAGCCCTCTACAGGGGGCAGCGCCACAAGGGAGAATTCATACCTAACCTTGAATACATCACCGCACTCGATGCGATGCATATATAG